In Lodderomyces elongisporus chromosome 1, complete sequence, a genomic segment contains:
- the DPH3 gene encoding Diphthamide biosynthesis protein 3, translated as MEAIYDEIEIEDFTFDPVTQLFQYPCPCGDRFAISLDDMQDGEDIAVCPSCSLMVKVIFELEDLKEYIEEVSG; from the coding sequence ATGGAAGCTATATATGATGAGATAGAGATAGAGGATTTCACATTTGACCCAGTCACGCAACTATTCCAGTACCCTTGTCCTTGTGGGGATCGATTTGCCATCAGTCTTGACGATATGCAGGATGGAGAAGATATTGCAGTGTGTCCTAGTTGTTCATTGATGGTTAAAGTGATTTTCGAACTTGAGGATCTTAAAGAATATATCGAAGAAGTTAGTGGATAA
- the RPS8A gene encoding ribosomal protein S8A, with translation MGISRDSRHKRSATGAKRAQFRKKRKFELGRQSANTKIGPKRIHSVRTRGGNEKFRALRVETGNFSWASEGIAKKTRIAGVVYHPSNNELVRTNTLTKSAVVQIDATPFRQWYENHYGATLGKKKHQQAVEAEAEEVKRSRKLERKLASRSGAAAIESAVDSQFGAGRLYAVISSRPGQSGRCDGYILEGEELAFYLKRLTHKNK, from the coding sequence ATGGGTATTTCTAGAGATTCACGTCACAAAAGATCAGCCACTGGTGCTAAGAGAGCCCAATtcagaaagaagagaaagttTGAATTGGGTAGACAATCAGCTAACACCAAGATTGGACCAAAGAGAATCCACAGTGTCAGAACTAGAGGTGGTAACGAAAAATTCAGAGCTTTGAGAGTTGAAACCGGTAACTTTTCATGGGCTTCTGAAGGTATTGCCAAAAAGACCAGAATTGCAGGTGTCGTCTACCACCCTTCAAACAACGAGTTGGTTAGAACTAACACTTTGACCAAATCTGCTGTTGTTCAAATTGATGCTACTCCTTTCAGACAATGGTACGAGAACCACTACGGTGCTACCTTGGGTAAGAAGAAGCACCAACAAGCTGTTGAGGCTGAAGCTGAAGAAGTCAAGAGATCCAGAAAGttggaaagaaaattggCTTCAAGATCAGGTGCTGCTGCCATTGAATCAGCTGTCGACTCACAATTCGGTGCTGGTAGATTGTACGCTGTCATTTCATCAAGACCAGGTCAATCCGGTAGATGTGATGGTTACATTTTGGAAGGTGAAGAATTAGCATTCTacttgaaaagattgaCACACAAGAACAAGTAA
- the KIC1 gene encoding kinase that interacts with cdc31p, translated as MSSVSQYKRTEVIGRGKFGVVYKAYHKQTKQIYAIKVLNLDTEEEEIKDVQQEIQFLSELKNVPNITHYYGSILHDTKLWIVMDYCAGGSLRTLLKPGVLEEKYIAIITRELLMTLSEVHKMGVIHRDLKAANVLITKEGNVQLCDFGVAAKISSKSQRRTTMAGTPYWMAPEVIKSGETYNSKADIWSLGVTIYETATGNPPYCDKDASWAMQLIAKATPPRLEGGDYSPALKECVALCLDENPEDRPSADDLLRCKLVKLYKNYPTGILKEVISRYLLWRERHSSRDSVFINLEHEHEDTVDEIVKNKLPGFGEDDVGNNNGNTNNANGDQIQVKWDFDSLESKEYMMENDIDINKVDYSKNYETQSGENTYSTLPTLKGSSTADRSNNTATFNQSQQGGTMKNASDVPRTLQMLFEDPDENKSEFSGYAAPPTIGNDGTESPTIEIPDMEALSSFPSTSNLTAHTNNNSNNNNNNNNNNNNNNNNNNNSTSNSNSNNLHNPQVLNRPPALYHTQSASGALESRFNPLNTSPVEPRPRKKTISNTLGHSGSNLSPTPSGPMPHTPPYTNNSNSIRTPSPKPPVSSGLQNLTNIVSKAGSPSKMKALQGNTNPLLQPINFNASTTDVSRAAGTSNAGAINIGGNSSTSLGVPGSTVGTPPQLVQQHSMPILPQQGAHSSGSHSANLKARRNRPGFIQMPTPSNTVNTLAALTTSSDLHRDDKDVNQFGISISQAAQMPISMTPVTEKEPIQFAGNPDAQIEKGVAKETSSITTSKPHQSSLSAQKKSQPQPQPQSQPQPQPQPQPQPQPSSSSSPSNQVFINASASQPNLTLGNTKSTVETTSEHNSSFSASAFPQNPLNPPHPHPHPHPHPHPPLASSFTAKSATIFPSVPAINGDFFLDSSTSKNNLVNELDSMIQLFTQGLDALEESL; from the coding sequence ATGAGTTCAGTACTGCAATACAAGAGAACAGAAGTCATTGGAAGGGGAAAATTCGGTGTTGTTTACAAAGCAtaccacaaacaaacaaaacaaatttacGCCATCAAAGTTTTAAATCTAGATacagaagaggaagaaatcAAGGATGTTCAACAAGAAATACAGTTTCTTTCGGAGTTGAAAAATGTGCCAAACATTACTCATTATTATGGATCGATTCTACATGACACCAAGCTTTGGATAGTAATGGACTACTGCGCAGGTGGATCGCTACGAACTTTGCTCAAACCAGGTGTACTTGAAGAGAAGTACATTGCGATTATCACTAGAGAGTTATTGATGACTTTAAGCGAAGTTCATAAGATGGGAGTGATTCATCGTGATTTGAAAGCTGCAAACGTGCTAATAACGAAAGAAGGAAATGTCCAACTTTGTGATTTTGGAGTGGCAGCAAAGATTTCATCAAAGTCCCAAAGGCGAACGACCATGGCGGGAACCCCATACTGGATGGCTCCGGAAGTTATTAAATCGGGGGAAACATATAATAGTAAGGCTGATATTTGGTCTTTGGGTGTCACCATCTACGAAACAGCAACAGGTAATCCTCCATACTGTGACAAAGATGCTTCATGGGCCATGCAGTTGATTGCTAAAGCAACTCCTCCGCGATTAGAAGGAGGAGACTATTCACCAGCTCTTAAAGAATGTGTTGCCTTGTGCCTTGATGAAAATCCTGAAGATCGACCTTCGGCTGATGACTTGCTCCGATGCAAACTTGTTAAACTTTATAAAAATTACCCTACTGGTATTTTGAAAGAAGTCATATCACGTTACTTACTTTGGAGAGAAAGACATTCTTCAAGAGACTCCGTTTTCATAAATTTAGAGCATGAACATGAGGATACCGTTGATGAGattgtaaaaaataaattgcCCGGATTTGGAGAAGATGATGTAGGAAATAATAACGGTAACACTAATAACGCCAATGGTGACCAGATCCAAGTTAAGTGGGACTTTGACTCCTTAGAGTCCAAGGAATATATGATGGAGAATGATATTGATATAAACAAAGTTGATTACTCAAAAAATTACGAAACACAGAGCGGTGAAAATACGTATTCTACCCTACCAACACTTAAAGGGTCCTCGACAGCTGATAGATCAAATAATACAGCAACTTTTAACCAGCTGCAGCAAGGAGGGACAATGAAGAACGCCTCAGATGTCCCAAGGACGTTACAAATGCTATTTGAAGATCCGGATGAGAACAAGCTGGAGTTTTCTGGCTATGCTGCACCACCGACAATTGGAAACGATGGAACAGAGTCTCCTACAATTGAAATACCGGATATGGAAGCGCTATCGTCATTTCCTTCCACAAGTAATCTAACTGCacacaccaacaacaacagcaacaataacaacaataacaataacaataataacaacaacaataataataataataatagtacgagcaacagcaatagtAATAACTTGCATAATCCACAGGTGCTAAATAGACCACCAGCATTGTATCACACACAATCTGCTTCAGGAGCGCTAGAATCCCGATTCAATCCTTTAAATACATCACCAGTTGAACCCAGGCCTCGTAAAAAGACGATTTCCAACACTCTAGGTCACTCTGGCTCCAACCTATCTCCTACACCATCTGGGCCCATGCCACATACTCCTCCTTATACAAACAACAGTAATTCAATTCGTACTCCTTCTCCCAAGCCACCAGTTAGCTCAGGCTTGCAAAATCTTACCAACATTGTCTCAAAGGCTGGTTCACCTTCGAAAATGAAAGCATTACAGGGTAATACAAATCcacttttgcaaccaatAAATTTTAATGCATCTACAACCGATGTTTCTCGAGCTGCAGGAACCTCAAATGCAGGTGCTATAAATATCGGTGGCAATTCTAGCACATCTTTAGGAGTTCCTGGTTCTACAGTGGGTACACCACCTCAACTAGTTCAACAGCATTCAATGCCAATTTTGCCCCAGCAAGGTGCTCATTCTAGTGGCCTGCATTCTGCCAATCTCAAAGCAAGACGAAATAGACCGGGCTTTATTCAAATGCCCACCCCTTCAAATACTGTCAACACATTAGCTGCATTGACCACCAGTAGTGACCTACATCGTGACGACAAAGATGTTAATCAGTTTGGAATTAGCATATCGCAAGCGGCACAGATGCCCATCTCCATGACTCCAGTAACTGAGAAAGAACCTATTCAGTTTGCTGGAAACCCAGATgcacaaattgaaaagggTGTTGCGAAAGAAACATCATCCATCACTACAAGTAAACCTCATCAAAGCAGCCTTCTGGCGCAAAAGAAGTCGCAACCGCAACCTCAACCGCAATCGCAACCTCAACCGCAACCGCAACCTCAACCGCAGCCGCAGCCGTCGCTGTCGCTGTCGCCATCGAATCAAGTGTTTATCAATGCTTCCGCTTCGCAACCGAATCTAACTCTAGGCAATACCAAATCGACAGTGGAAACTACATCAGAACACAACTCTAGCTTTTCTGCTTCGGCTTTTCCTCAAAATCCCCTCAATCctcctcatcctcatcctcatcctcatcctcaCCCCCATCCACCTTTAGCGTCTTCTTTTACCGCTAAATCGGCCACTATTTTCCCTTCGGTACCCGCTATAAATGGGGATTTTTTCCTTGACTCGAGCACGAGTAAAAACAATTTAGTCAATGAATTGGACTCCATGATTCAGCTTTTTACTCAAGGATTAGATGCTTTGGAAGAAAGTTTATAA
- the SWC3 gene encoding SWR1-complex protein 3 has protein sequence MPPRIRRRITSSKRDEIEKLQEESSQQIVRPFENVHNFPVTYSSTAQESFLHQPLTIKDTGILYLSIIRSRATYLRSCPMFQLYWVKQSSYIKKLLEKDKPVPSHLTNEGVSASRSSVLNNDVSARDIMVKLLECGLTIGVHYFDIRVFIAKDERSNTKEEKMRLKQERLEKKAQKEQEKLERKLKREQEAKEREERKRLKELEKLEKLERLEKLKQSPAPTAAPTAAPTVAPTADTTAAPTADTTAAPTDSTQASTSTAQIPVASTDATVLPTAASGSSLGDVSNPIKLTGVKDEKMENGDDELKGISKNENPEVKLTKSGKPRKERKTKPKAPKEPKQPKQPKQPKAPKQPKQPKQPKQPKEPKQPKAPKEPKLSKSSKTKQPSDDMQSPENRLMIENLNYLARLDVSLNELMNKVASGMASVPEILLFQKYIEKARQLGHPPHNEQDVLQSLAAIKNGGKSEMIGINRELSSVQEVQSEAEKGGSGRSVSKEVSSETDIKTEEKDHNPTPSSLSSQANNVVDARPSKDNLCSDQNASSNFKHNFRDQTNSAPEVQNDIGSTSSPINSKTSDTMQEQNDAKDLRPDVEHGLVELEAPKPSTLVTNPPVVVQSENDSPKDDQVKKYTSVQPEHQTQPELEQQPQSEPQSEPQSEPQAQHQPEPQLEHQSQPEPQPEPEHQSQPEPQPEHQSQPEPQPEPQPEPQPEPQPEPQPEPEHQPQPDHQPRSEPQTQHQPQSEHQSEPKPEPEHQSEVKLEQSSTFKNPEGVETEAQHGFPKARDAKLTAFQEKYSNDATVLFEFLENLNVRFQFPKHAICEVLEPSTMVNAENGDNSDTSDILVSFLWIHNQHKVDEYEFLLKEYHEKKKALEEEEEAEKEKARKEKEEKEKEEKEKEKEREKENENSDLMDIDEKTSSVDGGEASLLESNQTDDLSNDASSIKLLNITEGDKEMETGNEIKVQEISVQGEEEKEDAKSINNEAEGTNGYSQEKAAIDDSLMIPAKRRAPPIRRGGKKKRKGPRSKKPTATGTSAPAASKSLKPPPEPNYLYSSMSFTIHGIPNKFVPLFVNSFHPVDEVRTKMEHILEVGTRLSPYQLWYQVDGKLDEELAENVRVELKNEEKKMTGIPHEKPEPRKYPKRKREVREDNTVKIEGHVDPELNMHGASSSVSMTSNTCPVASTNNGSHSDQEHVNRKSSSSQISESVTEKEFTSKPESISV, from the coding sequence ATGCCACCACGGATTAGAAGACGTATTACATCCTCGAAACgagatgaaattgaaaagttaCAAGAAGAACTGAGTCAGCAGATTGTACGACCGTTTGAAAATGTGCACAACTTTCCAGTAACATATTCATCAACTGCACAAGAGTCGTTTCTCCATCAACCATTAACAATTAAGGATACTGGTATTTTGTATCTTTCTATAATTCGGTCTCGAGCTACTTATTTGCGTCTGTGTCCAATGTTCCAACTATATTGGGTTAAACAGTCTAGCTATATAAAAAAGCTTCTCGAGAAGGATAAACCTGTTCCACTGCATTTAACGAACGAAGGTGTTTCTGCTAGTCGATCAAGTGTCCTTAACAACGACGTTAGCGCAAGAGACATCATGGTTAAACTTTTAGAATGCGGGTTGACTATTGGTGTGCACTACTTTGACATCAGAGTGTTTATTGCCAAGGATGAGCGTAGCAACAccaaggaagaaaagatgaGACTTAAACAGGAGCGACTTGAGAAAAAAGCACAAaaggaacaagaaaagttgGAACGTAAATTGAAGCGTGAACAAGAAGcaaaggaaagagaagaaagaaagcgACTTAAGGAATTGGAGAAGCtagaaaaattggaaagatTAGAGAAGCTAAAACAAAGTCCTGCCCCTACTGCTGCTCCTACTGCTGCCCCTACTGTTGCTCCTACTGCTGATACTACTGCTGCTCCTACTGCTGATACTACTGCTGCTCCTACTGATTCTACTCAAGCTTCCACTTCTACTGCTCAAATACCTGTTGCTTCCACCGATGCTACCGTTTTGCCAACAGCAGCTTCTGGACTGTCATTAGGAGATGTGTCTAATCCAATTAAGTTAACAGGTGTAAAGGATGAAAAAATGGAGAACGGTGATGACGAGTTAAAAGGTATTtccaaaaatgaaaacccAGAAGTAAAATTAACGAAAAGCGGAAAGCCAAGAAAAGAACGCAAAACCAAACCTAAAGCACCGAAAGAACCTAAGCAACCTAAACAACCTAAACAACCCAAAGCACCTAAACAACCTAAACAACCTAAACAACCTAAACAACCTAAAGAACCTAAGCAACCCAAAGCTCCTAAAGAACCTAAATTGTCTAAATCATCTAAAACGAAACAACCATCTGATGACATGCAATCTCCCGAGAATAGACTCATGATTGAAAATTTAAACTACCTTGCACGTCTCGATGTGTCACTCAACGAGCTTATGAACAAAGTAGCAAGCGGGATGGCACTGGTACCGGAAATAttacttttccaaaagtACATTGAAAAAGCAAGGCAATTAGGACACCCTCCACACAATGAACAAGATGTTCTTCAGTCTTTAGCGGCAATCAAAAATGGAGGCAAATCTGAAATGATCGGTATAAATCGAGAATTAAGTTCTGTGCAAGAAGTGCAACTGGAAGCAGAGAAAGGTGGTAGTGGACGCAGCGTTTCGAAGGAGGTTCTGTCAGAAACAGATATTAAGACCGAAGAGAAGGATCATAATCCAACTCCATCTCTGTTACTGAGTCAAGCAAACAATGTCGTCGATGCCAGACCGTCTAAGGATAATTTATGTTCAGACCAAAATGCATCAAGCAATTTCAAGCACAACTTTCGAGATCAAACTAACAGCGCTCCGGAAGTGCAAAATGATATTGGCTCCACCAGTTCGCCAATAAATTCCAAGACTTCTGATACGATGCAAGAACAAAACGACGCAAAGGATTTGCGACCAGATGTGGAACACGGTCTAGTAGAACTCGAAGCTCCAAAGCCGTCCACTTTAGTAACTAATCCTCCAGTGGTGGTCCAGCTGGAAAACGATTCTCCGAAAGATGATCAGGTTAAAAAATACACCCTGGTGCAACCTGAACATCAGACTCAACCTGAACttgaacaacaacctcaatcTGAACCTCAATCTGAACCTCAATCTGAACCTCAAGCTCAACATCAACCTGAACCACAACTTGAACATCAATCTCAACCTGAACCACAACCTGAACCTGAACATCAATCTCAACCTGAACCACAACCTGAACATCAATCTCAACCTGAACCACAACCTGAACCACAACCTGAACCACAACCTGAACCACAACCTGAACCACAACCTGAACCTGAACATCAACCTCAACCTGACCATCAACCTCGATCTGAACCTCAAACTCAACATCAACCTCAATCTGAACATCAATCTGAACCTAAACCTGAACCTGAGCATCAATCCGAAGTTAAGCTCGAACAATCACTGACTTTCAAAAACCCAGAAGGAGTTGAGACCGAGGCTCAACACGGTTTTCCAAAAGCTAGAGATGCAAAATTGACTGCTTTTCAGGAAAAATATCTGAATGATGCAACTGTGTTGTTTGAATTCTTGGAAAATCTCAACGTTCGCTTCCAGTTTCCAAAACATGCGATTTGCGAGGTTCTTGAACCATCAACCATGGTAAATGCTGAAAACGGCGACAATTCCGATACAAGCGACATATTGGTAAGTTTTTTGTGGATTCATAACCAGCATAAAGTTGACGAATATGAGTTTTTACTTAAAGAATAtcatgaaaaaaagaaggcattagaggaagaggaagaagcggaaaaggaaaaagccagaaaagagaaagaggaaaaagaaaaagaggaaaaagaaaaagaaaaagaaagggagaAGGAAAATGAGAATTCTGATTTAATGGATATAGACGAAAAAACATCATCAGTCGATGGAGGTGAGGCATCTTTGCTTGAAAGTAATCAAACAGATGATTTAAGTAATGATGCTTCTTCCATAAAGCTTCTAAATATCACAGAAGGCGATAAGGAAATGGAAACGGGAAACGAAATTAAGGTACAAGAGATCAGTGTTCagggagaagaagaaaaagaggatgCAAAAAGTATTAATAATGAAGCTGAAGGAACCAATGGTTATTCACAAGAGAAAGCAGCTATTGATGATTCTTTGATGATTCCTGCCAAGAGACGTGCCCCACCAATTAGACGAGGAGGTAAAAAGAAGCGCAAGGGGCcaagatcaaaaaaaccaacGGCAACCGGAACTTCTGCTCCTGCTGCATCAAAGTCTTTGAAGCCTCCGCCTGAGCCAAATTATCTTTATTCGAGTATGTCATTCACCATCCATGGCATACCAAACAAATTTGTTCCTTTATTTGTCAACAGCTTTCATCCCGTAGACGAAGTTCGAACTAAAATGGAACACATCTTGGAAGTCGGAACAAGGCTCTCCCCGTACCAATTGTGGTATCAAGTTGATGGCAAGTTGGATGAAGAATTAGCAGAGAATGTTAGAGTCgagttgaaaaatgaagaaaagaaaatgacaGGTATTCCGCATGAAAAGCCCGAGCCGAGAAAATACccaaaaaggaagagagagGTTAGAGAAGATAATACTGTTAAAATTGAGGGACATGTTGATCCAGAGTTAAATATGCATGGTGCAAGTTCAAGTGTATCAATGACCTCAAACACATGTCCCGTTGCAAGTACAAATAATGGCCTGCATAGCGACCAGGAACACGTCAATAGGAAGCTGAGTAGTTCTCAAATCCTGGAATCTGTCACTGAGAAGGAATTTACATCGAAACCTGAAAGTATAAGTGTTTAa
- the MRP51 gene encoding mitochondrial ribosomal small subunit component has product MSSTSATAGRELFDLVKNSKLAQVSTPRSKLIRFSRTKPTHQTIYTPTTSALRSDYGMKRTLPAKYGKSHIAFNDIDNAKEMPDVEKESSFHYTRLMFQELGKPLAQRYSTENPLFASASNKSNLLPPEYKLAHCLNLPEKISTGKVLEILRQTPDIYRKFMDYMAKTHPEVVLTNFQGETKEYLMEFLKQSTEVQKEAVTISTLSRHRKNIEGTAGFSYNQRGRLQNTPNGIKYETIAPGRMVGTKEAAIAGLTASVAERSAMMQYNYASNAPGKHSRQFNAPYQINDAELAEDGSVRVFASGIKVGNWSENDRRYAEARKNMSFKTERNRVNDESLENLLNLILPKKK; this is encoded by the coding sequence ATGTCTTCAACTTCCGCCACTGCTGGTCGGGAGCTCTTTGACCTTGTGAAAAATTCCAAATTGGCTCAAGTCTCAACGCCACGTTCAAAACTTATTAGATTCTCGCGTACTAAACCAACACACCAAACGATCTACACACCAACCACAAGTGCTCTCAGATCTGATTATGGTATGAAAAGAACTTTGCCTGCCAAGTACGGCAAGTCGCACATTGCATTTAATGATATTGATAATGCAAAGGAAATGCCagatgttgaaaaagaatcCAGTTTCCACTATACGCGATTGATGTTTCAAGAACTTGGCAAACCATTAGCACAACGCTACTCAACAGAGAATCCTCTCTTTGCATCAGCATCCAACAAAAGCAACCTTCTTCCACCTGAGTACAAATTAGCCCACTGCTTGAATTTGCCCGAAAAAATTTCAACCGGTAAAGTCCTTGAGATTTTACGACAAACACCAGATATATACAGAAAATTTATGGACTACATGGCCAAAACCCACCCAGAGGTTGTTCTTACAAATTTTCAAGGAGAAACCAAAGAGTATCTCATGgagtttttgaaacaatCGACTGAAGTGCAAAAGGAAGCAGTCACGATCTCGACATTGTCGAGACATCGCAAAAACATTGAAGGAACAGCTGGGTTCTCATATAACCAAAGAGGAAGACTTCAAAACACACCAAACGGTATCAAATATGAGACCATTGCTCCAGGTCGTATGGTGGGTACGAAAGAAGCTGCAATTGCTGGTTTAACTGCTAGTGTCGCTGAACGTTCGGCAATGATGCAATACAATTATGCAAGCAACGCTCCCGGTAAACATAGTAGGCAATTTAATGCGCCTTACCAAATTAACGATGCAGAATTGGCCGAAGATGGTTCAGTTAGAGTGTTTGCTCTGGGTATCAAGGTTGGTAACTGGTCAGAAAATGACAGGAGATATGCTGAAGCTAGAAAGAACATGAGCTTCAAGACAGAGAGAAACAGAGTAAATGATGAAAGTTTGGAAAACTTGTTGAACTTGATCCttccaaagaaaaagtaa
- the MDM10 gene encoding Mitochondrial distribution and morphology protein 10 (BUSCO:EOG09262TUR), with product MEYLQKCFFKTTNWNEDNIFSNINATSQAILDFPIPNGLKVDSSSKTTDYSASSFTLSNFHSINGSLAYLYSSCPLTNTMGTKDVSLQDAIAGFRIIEPMITLRNQPVGPKTKKSRYSNKYNNNNNNNKNINNKKYAMKKDSRNSLLYGRMYFPGSALEAMVIKRINENTQLLVKCVSNPHLERNGTMIVYLQNNTMKYSRELIYSTNESLIGLRFLYNLGNPITKNISPALAPKFDNSVVSVGTELWFAARTMSPGLSTALRYSTRSTSTGKPLTMTLAVNPILGHISSTYTVKTSVASTFCSKYDFNFFSYASNLSLGFELYSYARNKNYLSPVESSMMLEQPTATVPGSLHNQATKPRRESQRQKSEDYISSSDSDYTRMQVKEFGPGGRITSEQKSNDRLPNKVSPIQNKRDRGREHFTNSSSNNSNSNINSNANTNLDAAFEEKVTTAFQNLVNASDFSSVVKVSTSLRDKTVKLLWEGRVKDFLVSTGARIAINPVTNAPEFSKFGINFSYAF from the coding sequence atgGAGTACCTccaaaaatgtttttttaagACCACTAATTGGAATGAGGATAAcatcttttcaaatataAATGCAACTTCGCAAGCTATTCTAGACTTTCCCATCCCGAATGGCCTCAAGGTCGATTCTTCGTCCAAAACTACAGATTATCTGGCTTCATCATTCACTTTGTCAAATTTTCATCTGATAAATGGGTCATTGGCATATTTGTATTCGCTGTGTCCATTGACAAATACAATGGGTACAAAGGATGTATCATTGCAGGATGCAATTGCCGGTTTTAGAATCATCGAACCAATGATTACACTTCGAAACCAACCGGTAGGtccaaagacaaagaagcTGCGATATAGCAACAAgtataacaacaacaacaacaacaacaaaaacatcaacaacaagaaatatGCCATGAAAAAGGATAGCAGAAACTCTTTACTATATGGACGAATGTATTTCCCAGGCTCAGCATTGGAAGCCATGGTCATTAAAAGAATCAATGAAAATACCCAGTTACTTGTGAAATGTGTAAGTAATCCGCATTTGGAACGAAATGGGACCATGATAGTTTACTTGCAGAACAACACTATGAAGTACCTGCGTGAGTTGATATACTCAACTAACGAATCCCTTATTGGTCTAAGGTTTCTTTATAATTTAGGAAATCCAATCACCAAGAACATTAGTCCAGCATTGGCTCCAAAATTTGATAATTCAGTGGTGTCCGTGGGCACGGAGTTGTGGTTTGCAGCTCGAACAATGAGCCCCGGTTTATCTACTGCATTGAGATATTCAACTCGCTCAACTTCAACAGGCAAACCATTGACCATGACCCTCGCTGTTAACCCCATACTAGGTCATATATCATCCACATATACAGTGAAGACCTCAGTCGCGTCCACGTTTTGCTCAAAGTATGactttaatttcttttcgtaCGCAAGTAATCTCTCGCTAGGGTTTGAATTATACAGTTATGCtcgaaacaaaaattatcTTAGCCCTGTGGAATCATCGATGATGCTTGAACAGCCAACGGCAACAGTACCAGGATCACTTCATAACCAGGCAACAAAACCAAGGAGAGAAAgccaaagacaaaagagcGAGGATTACATCTCTAGCTCTGATTCTGATTATACAAGAATGCAAGTTAAGGAGTTTGGACCAGGTGGGAGAATAACTAGTGAACAAAAATCTAATGATAGGCTCCCAAATAAAGTTTCCccaatacaaaacaaaagggaCAGGGGTAGGGAACACTTTACcaatagcagcagcaataatagcaatagcaataTCAACAGCAATGCCAACACCAATTTGGATGCTgcttttgaagaaaaagtaacCACTGCATTTCAGAATCTAGTTAATGCAAGTGACTTCTCAAGTGTAGTAAAAGTATCAACAAGCTTGAGAGATAAAACAGTCAAACTTTTATGGGAAGGTAGAGTCAAAGATTTTTTGGTGAGTACAGGTGCTCGAATCGCAATAAATCCCGTGACGAATGCACCAGAATTTAGCAAATTTGgtattaatttttcttaCGCTTTTTGA
- the HIS3 gene encoding imidazoleglycerol-phosphate dehydratase (BUSCO:EOG09264TJN) produces the protein MSSERKAFVKRDTNETKIQIALSLDGGAVSIPTSILPKNDKVEDHAIQKTGGQVINVQTGIGFLDHMLHALAKHSGWSLVVECIGDLHIDDHHTSEDVGIALGMAFKDALGQIKGVKRFGHGFAPLDEALSRAVVDLSNRPFAVVELGLKREKIGDLSTEMIPHVLESFAQSAAITMHVDCLRGFNDHHRAESAFKALAIAIKEAISKTGKDDVPSTKGVLS, from the coding sequence ATGAGTTCAGAGAGAAAAGCCTTTGTTAAAAGAGACACAAATGAAACTAAAATTCAGATTGCATTAAGTTTAGATGGAGGTGCAGTAAGCATACCCACATCGATTCTTCCTAAAAATGACAAAGTAGAGGACCATGCAATCCAAAAGACTGGAGGACAGGTTATTAATGTCCAAACAGGTATTGGATTCCTTGACCACATGTTGCACGCGCTTGCGAAACACTCAGGGTGGTCATTGGTTGTTGAGTGTATTGGTGACTTGCACATTGACGATCACCACACTAGTGAAGATGTTGGTATTGCGCTTGGAATGGCATTCAAGGATGCATTAGGACAAATCAAGGGAGTCAAGAGATTTGGTCATGGTTTTGCTCCTTTAGATGAAGCTTTGAGTAGGGCTGTAGTGGATTTGTCCAATAGGCCATTTGCTGTGGTTGAGTTGGGTCttaagagagaaaaaattggCGACTTGTCAACTGAAATGATTCCACATGTACTTGAAAGCTTTGCACAGCTGGCGGCTATCACCATGCATGTTGATTGTTTAAGAGGATTCAATGATCATCACAGAGCTGAAAGTGCATTCAAGGCATTGGCTATTGCCATCAAAGAAGCTATTTCAAAGACAGGAAAAGATGATGTCCCAAGTACTAAAGGAGTGTTGTCATAG